A single Longimicrobium sp. DNA region contains:
- a CDS encoding energy transducer TonB: MRNASTGILLALALLTGCASSRGARAADSRRGGGDLFRPCPGQDAAMARIAGRPRVPRKDLGPIEIRIARELRPGERPPRSAPRLDLRAELELRVNAEGRVTEVHVLRSTGNFNVDGSITSSARNLRFDPETEWAFPVPGCALFSFHLQS, encoded by the coding sequence ATGCGCAACGCTTCGACCGGCATCCTGCTCGCGCTCGCCCTGCTGACCGGCTGTGCCTCGTCGCGCGGGGCGCGCGCCGCCGACTCCCGCCGCGGCGGCGGTGACCTGTTCCGCCCCTGCCCGGGCCAGGACGCGGCCATGGCCCGCATCGCCGGCCGGCCACGGGTGCCGCGCAAGGATCTCGGCCCCATCGAGATCCGGATCGCCAGGGAACTGCGTCCCGGCGAACGGCCACCGCGTTCCGCGCCGCGGCTCGACCTCCGGGCCGAGCTGGAGCTGCGGGTGAACGCGGAGGGGCGGGTGACGGAGGTGCACGTGCTGCGCAGCACCGGCAACTTCAACGTCGACGGCTCGATCACGAGCAGCGCCCGTAACCTGCGCTTCGACCCTGAGACCGAGTGGGCCTTCCCGGTCCCCGGCTGCGCCCTCTTCTCCTTCCACTTGCAGAGTTGA